A window of Acidimicrobiales bacterium contains these coding sequences:
- a CDS encoding type II toxin-antitoxin system Phd/YefM family antitoxin encodes MMAQEHLALADVKNRLSEVVEGLEREHGRVVVTKHGRPAVVMLSVEDLASLEETLEILSDRQLMDEISEGRAELAAGKGEVLTRDEVLARVRAE; translated from the coding sequence ATGATGGCTCAGGAACATCTCGCCTTGGCGGACGTCAAGAACCGGCTTTCGGAGGTAGTGGAGGGGCTCGAGCGGGAGCATGGCCGGGTGGTTGTGACGAAGCACGGCAGGCCTGCGGTCGTGATGTTGAGCGTCGAAGACTTGGCGTCCCTCGAAGAGACTCTTGAGATCCTGAGCGACCGCCAACTGATGGACGAGATCAGCGAGGGTCGAGCTGAGCTTGCGGCAGGTAAGGGTGAGGTTCTCACCCGCGACGAGGTTCTTGCGCGGGTCAGG